From a single Hevea brasiliensis isolate MT/VB/25A 57/8 unplaced genomic scaffold, ASM3005281v1 Scaf1, whole genome shotgun sequence genomic region:
- the LOC110667306 gene encoding auxin-responsive protein SAUR21-like: MGIRLPSMFPNTKQILKGKSYLARNQSDVPKGHIAVYVGEQQMKRFVVPISYLSRPLFQDLLNRAEEEFGFNHPMGGLTIPCREDTFLDLITCNFHAS, from the coding sequence ATGGGTATTCGCTTGCCTTCCATGTTTCCTAATACGAAGCAAATCCTCAAAGGGAAGTCTTATCTTGCAAGAAATCAGTCAGACGTACCAAAAGGGCATATAGCAGTTTATGTTGGAGAGCAGCAAATGAAACGGTTCGTGGTACCCATATCATACCTGAGCCGTCCTTTATTCCAAGATTTGCTTAACCGAGCTGAAGAAGAGTTTGGCTTCAATCATCCAATGGGTGGCCTTACGATTCCTTGCAGAGAAGACACCTTTCTTGATCTTATCACTTGTAATTTCCATGCCTCGTGA